In a single window of the Callithrix jacchus isolate 240 chromosome 1, calJac240_pri, whole genome shotgun sequence genome:
- the LOC103793878 gene encoding flap endonuclease 1-like, whose amino-acid sequence MGIQGLAKLIADVAPSAIRENDIKSYFGRKVAIDASMSIYQFLIAVRQGGDVLQNEEGKTTSHLMGMFYRTIHMMENGIKPVYVFDGKPPQLKSGELAKRSERRAEAEKQLQQAQAAGAKQEVEKFTKRLVKVNKQHNDECKHLLSLMGIPYLDAPSEAEASCAALVKAGKVYAAATEDMDCLTFGSPVLMRHLTASESKKLPIQEFHLSRILQELGLNQEQFVDLCILLGSDYCESIRGIGPKRAVDLIQKHKSIEEIVRRLDPNKYPVPENWLHKEAHQLFLEPEVLDPESVELKWSEPNEEELVKFMCGEKQFSEE is encoded by the coding sequence ATGGGAATTCAAGGCCTGGCCAAACTAATTGCTGACGTGGCCCCCAGTGCCATCCGGGAGAATGACATCAAGAGCTACTTTGGCCGTAAGGTGGCCATTGATGCCTCTATGAGCATTTATCAGTTCCTGATTGCTGTTCGCCAGGGTGGGGATGTGCTGCAGAACGAGGAGGGTAAGACCACCAGCCACCTGATGGGCATGTTTTACCGCACTATCCACATGATGGAGAACGGCATCAAGCCCGTGTATGTCTTTGACGGGAAGCCACCACAGCTCAAGTCAGGCGAGCTGGCCAAACGCAGTGAACGGCgggctgaggcagagaagcaGCTGCAGCAGGCTCAGGCTGCTGGGGCCAAGCAGGAGGTGGAAAAATTCACTAAGCGGCTGGTGAAGGTCAATAAGCAGCACAACGATGAGTGCAAGCATCTGCTGAGCCTCATGGGCATCCCTTATCTCGATGCACCCAGCGAGGCAGAGGCCAGCTGTGCTGCCCTGGTGAAGGCTGGCAAGGTCTATGCTGCGGCTACCGAGGACATGGACTGCCTCACCTTTGGCAGCCCTGTGCTAATGCGACACCTGACTGCCAGTGAATCCAAAAAGCTGCCCATCCAGGAATTCCACTTGAGCCGGATtctgcaggagctgggcctgaaCCAGGAACAGTTTGTGGATCTGTGCATCTTGCTGGGCAGTGACTACTGTGAGAGTATCCGGGGCATTGGGCCCAAGCGGGCTGTGGACCTCATCCAGAAGCACAAGAGCATTGAGGAGATAGTGCGGCGACTTGACCCCAACAAGTACCCTGTGCCAGAAAATTGGCTCCACAAGGAGGCTCACCAGCTCTTCTTGGAACCTGAGGTGCTGGACCCAGAGTCTGTGGAGCTGAAGTGGAGCGAGCCAAATGAAGAAGAGCTGGTCAAGTTCATGTGTGGCGAAAAGCAGTTCTCTGAGGAGTGA